One genomic window of Actinoplanes lobatus includes the following:
- the hisF gene encoding imidazole glycerol phosphate synthase subunit HisF, with protein MTVAVRVIPCLDVDAGRVVKGVNFVDLRDAGDPVELAAAYDAAGADELTFLDVTASSDDRGTMLDVVRRTAETVFIPLTVGGGVRTPENVDVLLRAGADKVGVNTAAIARPALISEIAERFGNQVLVLSLDVRRSGEQPSGWEVTTHGGRRSAGLDAIEWAARVAELGAGEILLNSMDADGTKAGFDLGLIRAVRAVVDIPVIASGGAGAVEHFPPAVEAGADAVLAASVFHFGELTIGEVKDSLRAAGNPVR; from the coding sequence ATGACGGTCGCGGTGCGTGTGATCCCCTGCCTGGACGTGGACGCCGGCCGGGTGGTGAAGGGTGTCAACTTCGTCGACCTGCGCGACGCCGGCGACCCGGTCGAGCTGGCCGCCGCCTACGACGCGGCCGGCGCCGACGAGCTGACCTTCCTCGACGTGACCGCCTCCTCCGACGACCGGGGCACCATGCTCGACGTGGTCCGGCGCACCGCCGAGACGGTCTTCATCCCGCTCACCGTGGGCGGCGGCGTCCGCACCCCGGAGAATGTGGACGTGCTGCTGCGCGCCGGCGCCGACAAGGTCGGGGTGAACACGGCGGCCATCGCCCGTCCCGCGCTCATCTCCGAGATCGCCGAGCGGTTCGGCAACCAGGTGCTGGTGCTGTCGCTGGACGTGCGGCGTTCCGGCGAGCAGCCGAGCGGCTGGGAGGTCACCACGCACGGCGGCCGCCGCAGCGCCGGGCTCGACGCGATCGAGTGGGCCGCGCGGGTGGCCGAGCTGGGCGCCGGGGAGATCCTGCTCAACTCGATGGACGCCGACGGCACCAAGGCCGGTTTCGATCTCGGCCTGATCCGGGCGGTGCGGGCGGTCGTCGACATCCCGGTGATCGCCAGCGGCGGTGCGGGCGCGGTCGAGCACTTCCCGCCGGCCGTCGAGGCGGGGGCGGACGCGGTGCTCGCGGCCAGCGTCTTCCACTTCGGCGAGCTCACCATCGGCGAGGTCAAGGACAGCCTGCGGGCGGCCGGAAACCCGGTCCGCTAG
- a CDS encoding LysR family transcriptional regulator — translation MIDVGRLRALHAVASYGTVLAAGQALHCTPSAVSQQLAKLERETGATLVEKDGRRLRLTEAGRVLADHAERVLTSLDEAETALAAHRDTVTGRLTMTAFATACRALMPHALRRLATEHPQLTTGLIEVNPHEGLDLLRRGHVDLAVLDDWPEVALRYPDGVSKITLGEDHADLVVPHDHFLQGTATLEDARDERWIGVRAGDVCYEYLIRSLPGVVPDFQVGEFETQLTLIAAGLGVGLIPRLARSFLPDGVRIVRINPTPTRRVVLAWRDSSAARPAIRAAEQALREAWKINRERQELLVR, via the coding sequence ATGATTGACGTGGGGAGACTCCGGGCACTGCACGCGGTGGCCAGCTACGGCACGGTTCTCGCCGCCGGCCAGGCGCTGCACTGCACCCCGTCGGCGGTCTCCCAGCAGCTCGCCAAGCTGGAGCGGGAGACCGGTGCCACGCTGGTCGAGAAGGACGGGCGGCGGCTGCGGCTCACCGAGGCCGGGCGGGTCCTCGCCGATCACGCCGAGCGGGTGCTGACCAGCCTGGACGAGGCGGAGACAGCGCTCGCCGCACACCGGGACACGGTCACCGGGCGGCTCACCATGACGGCCTTCGCGACCGCCTGCCGGGCGCTGATGCCGCACGCCCTGCGCCGTCTGGCCACCGAACATCCGCAGTTGACCACCGGGCTGATCGAGGTGAATCCGCACGAGGGTCTCGACCTGTTACGCCGCGGCCATGTCGATCTCGCGGTGCTGGACGACTGGCCGGAGGTGGCGCTGCGCTACCCGGACGGGGTCTCGAAGATCACGCTCGGGGAGGATCACGCCGACCTGGTCGTGCCACATGATCATTTTCTGCAGGGCACCGCGACCCTGGAGGACGCCCGCGACGAGCGGTGGATCGGGGTGCGCGCGGGTGACGTCTGCTATGAGTACCTGATCCGAAGCCTGCCCGGAGTGGTTCCGGACTTCCAGGTCGGGGAGTTCGAGACGCAGTTGACGCTGATCGCCGCCGGGTTGGGGGTGGGCCTCATCCCGCGGCTGGCACGCTCTTTTCTGCCGGATGGCGTCCGAATTGTCCGAATAAATCCGACACCTACTCGCCGGGTGGTCCTCGCCTGGCGGGACTCCTCAGCGGCCCGGCCCGCCATCCGGGCCGCCGAACAGGCACTACGTGAGGCTTGGAAGATCAACCGAGAACGGCAAGAGCTTCTCGTACGGTGA
- the priA gene encoding bifunctional 1-(5-phosphoribosyl)-5-((5-phosphoribosylamino)methylideneamino)imidazole-4-carboxamide isomerase/phosphoribosylanthranilate isomerase PriA, with product MTLQLLPAVDVADGQAVRLVQGAAGSETAYGDPLEAALAWQNDGAEWIHLVDLDAAFGRGSNADLLADVVRRLDVKVELSGGIRDDESLTRALATGAQRVNIGTAALEDPEWCDRICGEYGDRVAIGLDVRGRTLSARGWTRDGGDLYEVLARLDKAGASRYVVTDITKDGTMRGPNLDLLREVCAATDKPVIASGGVSTLDDLRALATLEPVGVEGVIAGKALYAGAFTVREALAVLG from the coding sequence ATGACCCTCCAACTGCTGCCCGCCGTCGATGTCGCCGACGGCCAGGCCGTCCGCCTGGTGCAGGGCGCCGCCGGCTCGGAGACCGCCTACGGTGACCCGCTGGAGGCCGCGCTGGCCTGGCAGAACGACGGCGCCGAGTGGATCCACCTGGTCGACCTGGACGCGGCGTTCGGCCGTGGCTCCAACGCCGACCTGCTCGCCGACGTGGTGCGGCGGCTCGACGTGAAGGTGGAGCTGTCCGGCGGCATCCGCGACGACGAGTCGCTGACCCGGGCGCTGGCCACCGGCGCCCAGCGGGTCAACATCGGCACCGCCGCGCTGGAGGACCCGGAGTGGTGCGACCGGATCTGCGGCGAGTACGGCGACCGCGTGGCGATCGGCCTGGACGTGCGCGGGCGGACCCTGTCGGCGCGCGGCTGGACCCGTGACGGCGGCGACCTGTACGAGGTGCTGGCCCGGCTGGACAAGGCGGGCGCGTCCCGGTACGTCGTCACCGACATCACCAAGGACGGCACCATGCGCGGCCCGAACCTGGACCTGCTGCGCGAGGTGTGCGCCGCCACCGACAAGCCGGTCATCGCCAGTGGTGGCGTCTCCACCCTGGACGACCTGCGGGCCCTGGCCACCCTGGAGCCGGTCGGGGTGGAGGGGGTCATCGCGGGCAAGGCGCTCTATGCGGGCGCGTTCACCGTACGAGAAGCTCTTGCCGTTCTCGGTTGA
- a CDS encoding LON peptidase substrate-binding domain-containing protein: MSDRLPVFPLSTVLFPGLVLPLHIFEERYRTLVRELVAASEETPHEFGVVTLRHGSEVAEDGDSPQGPVTATDVYEVGCTAELRHVTELPDGRFDIMTVGRRRFTVLSVEQGAEPYLTAHVRWLPDEEEPSGTATLLAPRVLTAFRAYLELLRPNSETLEQVPDDATVLSHLVAATAQLTVEERQMLLAMPDTASRLRAELRILNREAGLLARVRAVPVPLSDLARPASPN; encoded by the coding sequence GTGAGCGATCGGCTGCCGGTCTTCCCGCTGAGCACGGTGCTCTTCCCCGGTCTGGTGCTGCCCCTGCACATCTTCGAGGAGCGATACCGCACCCTCGTGCGCGAGCTGGTGGCCGCCTCGGAGGAGACACCGCACGAGTTCGGCGTGGTCACCCTCCGGCACGGCAGCGAGGTCGCCGAGGACGGCGACTCCCCCCAGGGGCCGGTCACCGCCACCGACGTCTACGAGGTCGGCTGCACCGCCGAGCTGCGCCACGTCACCGAGCTGCCGGACGGCCGCTTCGACATCATGACGGTCGGCCGACGCCGGTTCACCGTCCTCAGCGTCGAGCAGGGCGCCGAGCCCTACCTGACCGCCCACGTCCGCTGGCTTCCCGACGAGGAGGAGCCGAGCGGCACCGCCACGCTGCTGGCGCCCCGGGTGCTCACCGCGTTCCGCGCCTACCTGGAGTTGCTGCGCCCCAACAGCGAGACCCTCGAGCAGGTGCCCGACGACGCGACCGTCCTCTCCCACCTGGTCGCCGCCACCGCCCAGCTCACCGTCGAGGAGCGCCAGATGCTCCTGGCGATGCCGGACACCGCGAGCCGCCTCCGCGCCGAGCTGCGCATCCTCAACCGCGAGGCCGGCCTGCTGGCGAGGGTCCGGGCCGTCCCGGTCCCACTCTCCGACCTGGCCCGGCCGGCAAGCCCCAACTGA
- the hisH gene encoding imidazole glycerol phosphate synthase subunit HisH has protein sequence MAKSVVVLDYGSGNLRSAERAVARTGVDVTVTSDLAAAAEADGLVVPGVGAYAACMAGIEALNAGPVIAERVAAGKPVLGICVGMQILFESGVEHGVETKGLGLLPGSVTKLSARRIPHMGWNTVDVAEGSRLLDDLPPGARFYFVHSYAAQDLDLLGHARVTTASHDLPFAAVVEAGALSAAQFHPEKSADSGYLLLSNWVATL, from the coding sequence ATGGCGAAGAGTGTGGTCGTCCTCGACTACGGCTCGGGGAACCTGCGGTCGGCGGAGCGGGCGGTCGCCCGTACCGGGGTGGACGTGACGGTCACCAGCGATCTGGCGGCGGCCGCCGAGGCGGACGGTCTCGTGGTGCCCGGCGTGGGGGCGTACGCGGCCTGCATGGCCGGGATCGAGGCGCTGAACGCCGGACCGGTGATCGCCGAGCGGGTGGCGGCCGGAAAGCCGGTGCTGGGCATCTGCGTCGGCATGCAGATCCTCTTCGAGTCCGGGGTGGAGCACGGCGTCGAGACCAAGGGGCTGGGCCTGCTGCCCGGTTCGGTCACGAAGCTGTCCGCGCGGCGGATCCCGCACATGGGCTGGAACACGGTCGACGTCGCCGAGGGCTCGCGGCTGCTGGACGACCTTCCGCCGGGGGCACGGTTCTACTTCGTCCATTCGTACGCGGCTCAGGATCTTGATCTTCTGGGTCACGCCCGGGTGACCACCGCGTCGCACGACCTGCCGTTCGCGGCCGTGGTGGAGGCGGGCGCGCTCAGCGCCGCCCAGTTCCACCCGGAGAAGTCGGCCGACTCCGGCTACCTGCTGCTGAGCAACTGGGTCGCGACGCTTTGA
- a CDS encoding EamA family transporter yields MRPRDLALAVAVAAVWGFNFVAIDAGLEHFPPLLFSALRFGLAAFPALLLVGRPQVPWRWLVTVALVLGVVKFSLLFIGMHAGMPAGLSSLVLQSQAIFTMLFATLFLRERPRPVQLAGLAVAIAGVAVVATRMTANLPAFLLVIGAAAAWGVSNVATRKASPPDTLRFMVWVSALATGPLIILTLLVDGPAADLAALRAVDTEAVLAVLYIALISTLGGFAGWGYLMRRYGASTVAPFSMLVPFFGIASATLFLGERIHGADVAGGALVVSGVLLGLVRSRPARKPELARVGA; encoded by the coding sequence ATGAGACCGCGTGACCTCGCCCTCGCCGTCGCCGTGGCGGCCGTCTGGGGATTCAACTTCGTCGCCATCGACGCCGGGCTGGAGCACTTCCCGCCGCTGCTCTTCTCCGCCCTGCGGTTCGGCCTGGCCGCCTTCCCGGCGCTGCTGCTGGTCGGCCGCCCGCAGGTGCCGTGGCGCTGGCTCGTCACGGTCGCCCTGGTCCTCGGCGTGGTCAAGTTCAGCCTGCTCTTCATCGGGATGCACGCCGGGATGCCGGCCGGCCTCAGCTCGCTGGTCCTGCAGAGCCAGGCGATCTTCACGATGCTCTTCGCCACGCTGTTCCTGCGTGAGCGCCCGCGCCCGGTGCAACTGGCCGGGCTGGCGGTGGCGATCGCCGGAGTCGCCGTGGTGGCCACCCGGATGACCGCGAACCTGCCCGCCTTCCTCCTGGTCATCGGCGCGGCCGCGGCCTGGGGGGTGTCCAACGTCGCCACCCGCAAAGCGTCGCCGCCGGACACGCTGCGCTTCATGGTCTGGGTGAGCGCCCTGGCCACCGGCCCGCTGATCATCCTCACCCTGCTGGTCGACGGCCCGGCCGCCGACCTGGCCGCGCTGCGTGCCGTCGACACCGAGGCGGTGCTGGCCGTGCTCTACATCGCACTGATCTCCACCCTCGGCGGGTTCGCCGGCTGGGGCTACCTGATGCGGCGGTACGGCGCCTCGACCGTGGCCCCGTTCTCGATGCTCGTCCCGTTCTTCGGCATCGCCTCGGCCACCCTGTTCCTCGGCGAGCGGATCCACGGCGCCGACGTCGCCGGCGGCGCGCTGGTGGTCAGCGGCGTGCTTTTGGGACTGGTCAGGTCCCGCCCGGCCCGGAAACCGGAGCTGGCTAGGGTGGGAGCATGA
- the hisD gene encoding histidinol dehydrogenase, protein MLNRIDLRGSRRDPRGLLPRAQLDVSVAVERIRPLVEAVHEHGFSAIREATERFDGVTLERLRVPAEAIAAAAETLDPEVRAALVEAIRRTRKVHADQRRADVTTQVVDGGTVTERWLPVRRVGLYVPGGLAVYPSTVVMNVVPAQEAGVEGLVVTSPPQASNNGLPDSRVLAACALLGVTEVYAVGGAQAIAMLGYGCDGVDESDRCEPVDVITGPGNIWVTAAKRLLQGTVGIDAEAGPTEIAVLADDTADPRHVAADLISQAEHDPLAASVLVTPSLELADAVEIELEKQVAATRHEERVRTSLTGEQSGVVLVDDLEQGLRVVDEYAAEHLEIQTRDAREWAMRVRNAGAIFVGAYAPVSLGDYAAGSNHVLPTAGCARHSSGLSVQSFLRGIHVVEYTEEALRDVAGHVVALANAEDLPAHGDAVKVRFAQ, encoded by the coding sequence GTGCTGAATCGGATCGACCTGCGCGGCTCCCGCCGGGACCCGCGCGGTCTGCTGCCCCGTGCCCAGCTCGACGTCTCCGTTGCCGTCGAGAGGATTCGCCCGCTTGTCGAGGCGGTCCATGAGCATGGGTTCAGCGCGATCCGGGAGGCGACCGAGCGGTTCGACGGCGTCACCCTGGAGCGCCTGCGGGTGCCGGCCGAGGCGATCGCCGCGGCCGCCGAGACGCTCGACCCCGAGGTGCGGGCCGCACTCGTCGAGGCGATCCGGCGGACCCGGAAGGTGCACGCCGACCAGCGCCGCGCCGACGTCACCACGCAGGTGGTCGACGGTGGCACGGTGACCGAGCGCTGGCTGCCGGTGCGCCGGGTGGGCCTCTACGTGCCGGGCGGTCTGGCCGTCTACCCGTCGACCGTGGTGATGAACGTGGTGCCCGCCCAGGAGGCCGGCGTCGAGGGCCTGGTGGTGACGTCGCCGCCGCAGGCCTCCAACAACGGCCTGCCCGACTCGCGGGTGCTGGCCGCGTGCGCGCTGCTCGGCGTCACCGAGGTCTACGCCGTCGGTGGCGCGCAGGCGATCGCGATGCTGGGCTACGGCTGCGACGGTGTGGATGAGAGCGATCGCTGTGAGCCGGTCGACGTCATCACCGGGCCGGGCAACATCTGGGTGACCGCGGCCAAGCGGCTGCTCCAGGGCACTGTCGGCATCGACGCGGAGGCCGGCCCCACCGAGATCGCCGTCCTGGCCGACGACACCGCCGACCCGCGGCACGTCGCGGCCGACCTGATCAGCCAGGCCGAGCACGACCCGCTGGCCGCTTCGGTCCTCGTCACCCCGTCGCTGGAGCTGGCCGACGCGGTCGAGATCGAGCTGGAGAAGCAGGTGGCGGCCACCAGGCACGAGGAGCGGGTGCGCACCTCGCTGACCGGCGAGCAGTCCGGTGTGGTGCTGGTCGACGACCTGGAGCAGGGCCTGCGCGTGGTCGATGAGTACGCGGCCGAGCACCTGGAGATCCAGACGAGGGACGCGCGCGAGTGGGCCATGCGGGTCCGCAACGCCGGCGCGATCTTCGTGGGCGCGTACGCACCGGTGTCGCTGGGCGACTACGCGGCCGGGTCCAACCACGTGCTGCCGACCGCCGGGTGCGCCCGGCACTCGTCGGGGCTGTCGGTGCAGTCGTTCCTGCGGGGGATTCACGTCGTGGAGTACACCGAGGAGGCTCTCCGTGATGTGGCCGGGCACGTGGTGGCCCTGGCCAACGCCGAGGACCTGCCCGCCCACGGTGACGCGGTCAAGGTGAGGTTCGCCCAGTGA
- the hisB gene encoding imidazoleglycerol-phosphate dehydratase HisB yields MSRTARIDRVTHETKVLVEIDLDGTGKGDLHTGVGFYDHMLNQLAKHGGFDLTVRCEGDLEIDSHHTMEDTAIALGEAFAKALGDKRGIRRYGSATIPMDEVLVRAAVDLSGRPYVVHDEPLLTPYIGPVYATSMTRHIFEAFGHAAKVTLHVDVLRACRPGGHPDAHHVVEAQFKAFSRALREAVEIDPRNAGSLPSTKGVL; encoded by the coding sequence GTGAGCCGGACCGCCCGTATCGATCGCGTTACCCACGAGACCAAGGTGCTGGTCGAGATCGACCTCGACGGCACCGGCAAGGGCGACCTGCACACCGGGGTCGGCTTCTACGACCACATGCTCAACCAGCTCGCCAAGCACGGCGGGTTCGACCTCACGGTGCGCTGCGAGGGCGACCTGGAGATCGACTCGCACCACACCATGGAGGACACCGCCATCGCCCTCGGCGAGGCGTTCGCCAAGGCGCTCGGCGACAAGCGGGGCATCCGGCGGTACGGGTCGGCCACCATCCCGATGGACGAGGTGCTGGTCCGGGCCGCCGTGGACCTGTCCGGCCGGCCCTACGTGGTGCACGACGAGCCGCTGCTCACGCCGTACATCGGGCCGGTCTACGCGACAAGCATGACCCGGCACATCTTCGAGGCGTTCGGCCACGCCGCCAAGGTGACCCTGCACGTGGACGTGCTCCGCGCCTGCCGTCCGGGCGGTCACCCGGACGCGCACCACGTGGTGGAGGCCCAGTTCAAGGCGTTCTCCCGGGCGCTGCGGGAGGCCGTCGAGATCGACCCGCGTAACGCCGGTTCGCTGCCCTCCACCAAGGGGGTGCTGTGA
- a CDS encoding histidinol-phosphate transaminase: MTTIDDLPIRDDLRGKSPYGAPQLNVPVQLNTNENSYPVPDDVVEAIGKAVQAELRDLNRYPDRDAIALRNELAGYLGHGLTSANVWAANGSNEVQQQLLQAFGGPGRSALGFGPSYSMHPLLAQGTGTRWIGALRDPDFGLRPEAAVAEIEKHDPDLVFVCSPNNPTGTALDPAVIDAVLGAARGMVIVDEAYTEFARPGTASALTLLPHHPRLVVSRTMSKAFGFAGGRLGYLAADPAVVDAVQLVRLPYHLSAISQAAARAAVVHRASLLATVEAIKEQRDRIVQVLRERGVRVADSDANFVLFAVSEDQKADWQAFLDRGVLIRDVGLAGWLRVTAGTEDETTAFLNAAEEILL; the protein is encoded by the coding sequence GTGACTACCATCGACGATCTGCCGATCCGGGACGATCTGCGGGGCAAGTCGCCGTACGGCGCACCCCAGCTGAACGTTCCGGTGCAGCTGAACACGAACGAGAACTCGTACCCGGTGCCGGACGACGTGGTCGAGGCGATCGGCAAGGCCGTGCAGGCCGAGCTGCGTGACCTCAACCGCTACCCGGACCGGGACGCGATCGCCCTGCGCAACGAGCTGGCCGGCTATCTGGGTCACGGCCTGACCTCGGCGAACGTGTGGGCCGCCAACGGGTCGAACGAGGTGCAGCAGCAGCTGTTGCAGGCGTTCGGCGGCCCGGGGCGCAGCGCGCTCGGGTTCGGGCCGTCGTACTCGATGCACCCGCTGCTGGCGCAGGGCACCGGCACCCGCTGGATCGGGGCGCTGCGTGACCCCGACTTCGGCCTGCGCCCGGAGGCCGCGGTCGCCGAGATCGAGAAGCACGACCCGGACCTGGTGTTCGTCTGCTCGCCGAACAACCCGACCGGCACCGCGCTCGACCCGGCCGTGATCGACGCGGTGCTGGGCGCCGCACGCGGCATGGTGATCGTCGACGAGGCGTACACCGAGTTCGCCCGCCCCGGCACGGCGAGCGCGCTGACCCTGCTGCCGCACCACCCGCGCCTGGTGGTGAGCCGGACCATGAGCAAGGCGTTCGGCTTCGCCGGCGGGCGGCTGGGCTATCTGGCCGCCGACCCGGCCGTGGTCGACGCCGTGCAGCTGGTGCGCCTGCCCTACCACCTGTCGGCGATCAGCCAGGCGGCCGCGCGGGCGGCCGTCGTGCACCGGGCGTCGCTGCTGGCCACCGTGGAGGCCATCAAGGAGCAGCGCGACCGGATCGTCCAGGTTCTCCGGGAGCGCGGCGTGCGGGTCGCCGACAGCGATGCGAACTTCGTGTTGTTCGCCGTTTCGGAAGACCAGAAAGCCGACTGGCAGGCCTTCCTGGACCGGGGTGTGCTGATCCGCGACGTCGGGTTGGCCGGCTGGCTGCGGGTCACCGCCGGGACCGAGGACGAGACCACCGCATTCCTGAACGCCGCCGAGGAGATCCTTCTGTGA